The following coding sequences lie in one Glycine soja cultivar W05 chromosome 16, ASM419377v2, whole genome shotgun sequence genomic window:
- the LOC114389650 gene encoding disease resistance-like protein DSC1, giving the protein MTSSSTSIKKDVFISFRGPDVRKGLLSHLKKELCRRQIEACVDEILDRGDEISSSLLRAIEESQILLVIFSKDYASSQWCLEELAKMIECLERNKQILVPVFFNVDPSDVRQQHGEYGDALAKHEEKLKENMFKVQSWRSALKKAANLSGFHYPGNFDDESDLVDKIVEDISEKLSKSSPSESNGLVGNDQNIVQIQSLLLKESNEVIFVGIWGMGGIGKTTIAHAMYDKYSPQYEGCCFLNVREEVEQRGLSHLQEKLISELLEGEGLHTSGTSKARFFDSAGRKMGRKKVLVVLDDVNTSEQLKYLVGKPICFGPGSRVLITSRDKRVLTSGGVYQIHKVKEMDPRDSLKLFCLNAFNESHPKMGYEKLSEEVVKIAQGNPLALKVLGADFHSRSMDTWECALSKIKKYPNEEIQSVLRFSYDGLHEVEKKAFLDIAFFFEEDDKDYVTRKLDAWGFHGASGVEVLQQKALITISDNRIQMHDLIREMGCEIVRQESIICPRRRSRLRDNEEVSNVLRQNLGTDEVEAMQIDVSGIKNLPLKLGTFKKMPRLRFLKFYLPLHAELSLLQSHDGPIWSPEKQDELLLSAGCKQLMRVASEIHIKCLHYLLIDDCSDPSLLDELTSTEMSMLQNIAQDAGVEIILNSSIGQLSSLECSDVVDQQFKNLPNELLCLRCTYYLKLSKSRQQDIGKPKLHILFDSLRYYQRISVSQLYKPVVVFPPKSRAEMWLKGAKKEVKGFVVATFYIHLYTVLFFLSPSTFSITIFTQTITLSFLLFCCILLSFFTTRGGIKFMQE; this is encoded by the exons ATGACATCCTCATCTACTAGTATAAAAAAAGATGTCTTCATCAGCTTTAGAGGCCCAGATGTTAGGAAAGGTCTACTTAGCCATTTGAAAAAAGAATTGTGTCGCAGGCAGATTGAAGCCTGTGTGGATGAGATACTTGACAGAGGAGATGAAATATCATCCTCACTTCTCAGGGCAATTGAAGAATCACAAATTTTATTGGTCATATTCTCAAAAGACTATGCTTCATCGCAGTGGTGCTTGGAGGAGCTTGCCAAAATGATTGAATGCTTGGAAAGAAACAAACAGATTCTTGTACCTGTTTTTTTTAACGTAGATCCATCAGATGTGCGGCAGCAACACGGAGAATATGGTGATGCTTTAGCTAAACATGAAGAAAAACTCAAGGAAAACATGTTCAAGGTACAAAGTTGGAGATCTGCTTTGAAAAAGGCTGCTAATTTATCAGGGTTTCATTATCCAGGAAATTTTGA TGATGAATCTGATCTTGTCGATAAAATCGTAGAAGATATTTCGGAAAAGTTGAGCAAGTCTAGCCCAAGTGAGTCGAATGGTCTGGTTGGAAATGATCAAAACATTGTGCAGATTCAATCCTTATTGCTAAAGGAATCAAATGAAGTAATTTTTGTTGGAATTTGGGGCATGGGTGGCATAGGTAAGACAACCATTGCCCATGCTATGTATGATAAATATTCTCCTCAATATGAGGGTTGCTGCTTCTTGAATGTAAGAGAAGAAGTGGAACAGCGTGGACTGAGTCATTTGCAAGAGAAACTTATATCTGAACTATTGGAGGGAGAAGGTCTCCATACAAGTGGCACAAGCAAAGCAAGATTCTTCGATTCTGCTGGGAGAAAGATGGGTCGGAAAAAAGTTCTCGTTGTGCTTGATGATGTGAATACTTCGGAACAATTGAAATATCTGGTTGGCAAACCAATTTGCTTTGGTCCAGGGAGTAGAGTGCTGATAACAAGTAGAGATAAGCGTGTGCTTACTAGCGGAGGAGTTTATCAAATTCACAAGGTCAAGGAAATGGACCCTAGAGATTCCCTCAAACTTTTCTGCTTAAATGCCTTCAATGAAAGCCATCCCAAAATGGGTTATGAAAAGCTATCTGAAGAGGTAGTTAAAATTGCCCAGGGCAATCCATTAGCTTTAAAAGTTTTGGGTGCAGATTTCCATTCCAGAAGTATGGACACATGGGAGTGTGCCTTAAGCAAAATCAAGAAGTATCCAAATGAGGAAATTCAAAGTGTTTTAAGATTTAGTTATGATGGACTGCATGAAGTGGAGAAGAAGGCATTTCTAGATATTGCATTCTTTTTCGAAGAAGATGACAAAGACTATGTTACAAGGAAACTGGATGCTTGGGGTTTTCATGGAGCTAGTGGGGTGGAGGTTCTCCAGCAAAAGGCTCTGATCACAATATCAGATAATAGAATACAGATGCATGACTTGATACGAGAAATGGGTTGTGAAATAGTTCGTCAAGAATCTATTATATGTCCAAGAAGACGCAGCCGATTGAGGGATAATGAGGAAGTATCCAATGTATTGAGACAAAACCTG GGAACCGATGAGGTGGAGGCCATGCAAATAGATGTGTctggaattaaaaatttacctcTGAAATTGGGCACTTTTAAAAAGATGCCTCGTCTGAGATTTCTCAAATTTTATCTCCCATTGCATGCCGAGCTTTCCCTACTGCAAAGCCATGATGGACCTATTTGGTCTCCGGAGAAACAAGATGAGCTACTTTTATCTGCAGGGTGCAAACAACTCATGAGGGTTGCAAGTGAGATTCACATAAAATGTCTTCACTACCTTCTTATTGATGACTGCTCAGATCCTTCACTACTCGATGAACTAACATCAACTGAGATGAGCATGCTGCAAAACATAGCACAAGATGCTGGAGTGGAAATAATATTGAACTCATCCATTGGGCAACTCAGCAGTCTTGAATGCTCAGATGTGGTTGATCAACAATTTAAGAATCTTCCCAATGAGCTACTTTGCTTAAGATGTACATATTACCTTAAGCTTTCTAAGAGCAGGCAACAAGACATCGGGAAACCCAAGCTACATATTCTCTTTGATAGTTTAAGGTATTATCAACGAATATCTGTCAGTCAGTTGTATAAACCAGTTGTCGTATTTCCTCCGAAAAGTCGTGCAGAGATGTGGCTGAAAGGGGCTAAAAAGGAGGTAAAAGGATTTGTCGTTGCCACGTTCTACATACATCTTTACACTGTCCTTTTCTTCTTGTCTCCTTCTACCTTTTCCATCACCATATTTACTCAAACAATCACTTTGtcattccttcttttttgttgcattttacTCTCATTTTTCACAACCCGAGGAGGGATCAAGTTTATGCAAGAGTAA